From a single Apium graveolens cultivar Ventura chromosome 2, ASM990537v1, whole genome shotgun sequence genomic region:
- the LOC141708898 gene encoding protein NRT1/ PTR FAMILY 6.2-like, giving the protein MEEKMSWTVPDAVDYKGYPADRSKTGGWVPAALILGIEICERLSTMGIAVNLVTYLGGVMHVPSAASANIVTDFMGTSFLLCLLGGFLADSFLGRYRTIAIFAIIQTMGTAALALSTKLPQFRPQPCHSADLNNCKQANGFQMGALYIALYLIALGTGGLKSSVSGFGTDQFDENNEKEKAQRAFFFNRFFFFISMGTLMAVTVLVYLQDNVDRSLGYGLCSVAMIVAILIFFSGRKRYRYKKSVGSPIVIIFQVIAAAISKRKMELPYSVESLYEDSPEASRIHHTDQFRFLDKAAIVAEGDFDKSCPNSAPNPWKLCSVTRVEEVKMMAKLLPIWATTIIFWTTYAQMITFSVQQASTMDRYMGNFQIPAGSLTVFFVAAILITLAFNDRVIMPIWKKWKGKPGLSSLQSIAVGLILSAIGMGAAALVEIKRLSVASDVGRNTPVLPITVFWLIPQFFLVGSGEAFIYTGQLDFFITQSPKGMKTMSTGLFLTTLSLGFFLSSFLVSVVKKVTGTGEGQGWLADNINFGRLDFFYGLLAILSAVNFVIYIICAIWYKPQKAKPVVEMINTGNNNHAEEKC; this is encoded by the exons ATG GAGGAGAAGATGAGTTGGACCGTTCCTGATGCTGTAGACTACAAGGGGTACCCTGCTGATAGGTCTAAAACTGGTGGTTGGGTGCCTGCTGCACTTATACTAG GTATTGAAATATGCGAGAGGCTTTCAACAATGGGAATCGCTGTAAACCTTGTGACATATTTGGGTGGAGTAATGCATGTTCCCAGTGCAGCTTCAGCCAATATTGTTACAGATTTTATGGGCACATCTTTTCTTCTGTGTTTACTTGGAGGCTTTTTAGCAGACTCTTTTCTCGGTAGATACAGGACCATCGCGATCTTTGCAATTATCCAGACGATG GGTACTGCTGCATTAGCACTATCGACTAAATTGCCACAGTTTCGCCCACAACCTTGTCATTCTGCTGATCTCAACAACTGCAAACAGGCTAATGGTTTCCAGATGGGAGCTTTATACATTGCCTTATACTTGATTGCTCTAGGGACTGGTGGACTGAAATCTAGTGTTTCTGGATTTGGGACTGATCAATTTGATGAAAATAACGAGAAGGAAAAGGCCCAACGAGCATTTTTCTTTAACCGGTTCTTCTTCTTTATTAGCATGGGAACTTTGATGGCAGTCACCGTTCTTGTATACCTACAGGATAATGTGGACCGAAGCTTGGGATATGGGCTTTGTTCTGTCGCAATGATTGTAGCAATCTTGATATTTTTCTCGGGAAGAAAAAGATACAGGTACAAGAAAAGCGTAGGAAGTCCCATAGTTATCATTTTCCAAGTTATTGCAGCTGCTATTAGTAAGAGGAAGATGGAGCTTCCTTACAGTGTTGAATCTTTATACGAGGACTCTCCTGAAGCTTCTAGGATTCATCACACAGATCAGTTCCG TTTCTTGGATAAGGCTGCAATCGTGGCCGAGGGAGATTTTGATAAAAGCTGCCCTAATTCTGCTCCGAATCCATGGAAACTTTGCTCAGTGACAAGGGTTGAAGAAGTAAAAATGATGGCAAAACTACTACCAATTTGGGCTACAACCATCATATTCTGGACTACATATGCTCAAATGATCACCTTCTCAGTTCAGCAAGCATCTACCATGGACAGGTATATGGGAAATTTTCAGATACCAGCAGGCTCTCTTACCGTCTTCTTTGTGGCAGCAATCTTAATTACTCTGGCATTCAATGACCGCGTGATCATGCCAATCTGGAAGAAATGGAAAGGAAAACCAG GACTCAGTAGTTTACAAAGTATTGCAGTAGGCCTCATTCTGTCAGCTATTGGAATGGGAGCAGCGGCGCTAGTTGAGATAAAAAGATTGTCAGTTGCAAGTGACGTAGGACGCAACACTCCAGTTCTACCAATAACTGTGTTCTGGCTAATTCCACAATTCTTTCTTGTGGGTTCTGGTGAAGCCTTCATATACACGGGTCAGCTCGATTTCTTCATAACTCAGTCACCCAAAGGAATGAAAACAATGAGCACTGGCCTTTTCCTTACCACGCTCTCTCTCGGATTCTTCTTGAGTAGCTTCTTGGTATCTGTTGTAAAAAAAGTGACAGGAACCGGTGAAGGGCAGGGATGGCTTGCTGATAACATAAATTTCGGAAGGCTAGATTTTTTCTATGGCCTTCTGGCTATACTTAGTGCAGTAAACTTTGTGATATACATAATATGTGCAATATGGTACAAGCCACAGAAGGCTAAACCTGTGGTGGAGATGATAAACACAGGGAATAACAATCACGCAGAGGAGAAATGTTAG